In a genomic window of Candidatus Bathyarchaeota archaeon:
- a CDS encoding CdvA-like protein, whose protein sequence is MPKVISWKYTFKRLNEEYEIAKKKKQALDHLFETGKISQTTRDSFTGDITAAIAEIEKQRQDLAEKMQLKTAELEGQLKTLETLLANYEIQHVVGEIDEEIYQREITLLTTSLDTTKNELGVIKLAVEQIFPSAQPIPAPVAPEPIATVAETLVAAEPVVEQAAAEVPVEAAPIPAPILETPPVESSPIVETPIECPIETPIEVAPIEAPVEQPVVEAAPAEVAAPVEVAAPVEEVAPIEAPVIEPQVEVVVVEAAPIIEEAPIETAPVEVAPVIEAPPVVEAAPVIEETPIAEAPIEVAPVEAAVVEVPIEEAIAVEAPVIEETPVAVEEAPIAPAETEVPVAEPAVEISLEEPAVIAEPVVEEPTEPTLTIEAPIEEPSVEVPIEEATVEVPVEDVAPIEEAPVEIPVVEEVPVVEAAPIIEEAPVIEAPAIEEVQVEEFVPVEETAEIIEEPSVEVPLQAFEVTEHAPVETTLEQLIQPMMDTVTVEESQTQAHPLEAPTQAHLETEQAAQDENTDTTETDDSDSRQ, encoded by the coding sequence GTGCCTAAAGTGATCTCATGGAAATATACATTTAAACGGTTAAATGAAGAATACGAAATCGCCAAGAAGAAGAAGCAAGCCCTCGACCACCTCTTCGAAACTGGCAAAATTTCACAAACTACCCGCGATTCATTCACCGGTGACATAACCGCGGCAATCGCAGAAATCGAAAAACAACGCCAAGACCTTGCGGAAAAAATGCAGCTGAAAACCGCCGAACTAGAAGGCCAACTAAAAACTCTAGAAACTCTCCTTGCTAACTATGAAATCCAGCATGTCGTCGGAGAAATCGATGAGGAAATTTATCAACGAGAAATCACTCTCCTCACAACAAGTCTTGATACGACCAAAAATGAACTCGGCGTCATAAAACTAGCAGTGGAGCAAATTTTTCCCTCCGCTCAGCCTATCCCCGCTCCAGTTGCACCTGAACCAATCGCAACCGTTGCTGAAACACTCGTAGCAGCGGAACCTGTTGTAGAACAAGCGGCAGCCGAAGTTCCAGTTGAAGCCGCGCCTATTCCAGCCCCAATTTTGGAAACTCCACCTGTTGAGTCTTCTCCAATTGTTGAAACCCCTATTGAGTGTCCAATCGAAACTCCCATTGAAGTAGCCCCAATCGAGGCTCCAGTGGAGCAACCAGTAGTTGAAGCAGCTCCAGCCGAAGTTGCAGCCCCCGTAGAAGTAGCCGCCCCTGTAGAGGAAGTTGCACCCATAGAAGCCCCAGTCATTGAGCCTCAAGTTGAGGTTGTAGTAGTTGAAGCTGCCCCAATCATTGAGGAAGCTCCAATTGAAACTGCACCAGTTGAGGTCGCCCCAGTCATTGAAGCGCCTCCAGTAGTTGAAGCAGCACCCGTTATTGAGGAAACTCCCATAGCTGAAGCTCCCATTGAAGTTGCCCCCGTCGAAGCAGCGGTTGTTGAAGTACCCATCGAGGAAGCAATCGCAGTTGAAGCTCCAGTCATCGAAGAGACCCCTGTAGCAGTGGAAGAAGCCCCAATTGCTCCAGCAGAAACCGAAGTCCCCGTTGCTGAACCAGCAGTAGAAATTTCACTAGAAGAGCCAGCAGTTATCGCTGAACCAGTCGTTGAGGAACCAACCGAACCAACCTTAACAATCGAAGCTCCAATCGAAGAACCCTCAGTTGAAGTCCCAATTGAAGAAGCAACTGTTGAAGTTCCTGTTGAGGATGTTGCGCCAATCGAGGAAGCCCCAGTTGAAATTCCAGTTGTTGAAGAAGTTCCAGTAGTTGAAGCTGCCCCAATCATTGAAGAAGCTCCAGTAATTGAAGCTCCCGCAATCGAGGAAGTTCAGGTTGAAGAATTCGTTCCAGTTGAGGAAACTGCAGAAATCATCGAAGAACCCTCAGTTGAAGTTCCCCTTCAAGCCTTCGAAGTAACAGAGCATGCCCCAGTAGAGACCACACTCGAACAACTTATCCAACCCATGATGGACACAGTTACTGTAGAGGAGTCTCAAACTCAAGCCCACCCTTTAGAAGCGCCTACGCAGGCGCATCTGGAAACAGAACAGGCCGCTCAAGACGAAAACACCGACACAACAGAAACCGACGACTCAGATAGTCGCCAATAA